The following are from one region of the Streptomyces tuirus genome:
- a CDS encoding UBP-type zinc finger domain-containing protein: MSGVNGIDPSVPPSGSGCAECDAAGGWWFHLRRCAQCGHVGCCDSSPAKHATGHFRETGHPLVQSFEPGEDWYWDYATNELYEGGPELAAPVSHPADQPAPGPAGRVPADWAKILRA; the protein is encoded by the coding sequence ATGAGTGGCGTGAACGGCATCGACCCGAGCGTGCCGCCGAGCGGCAGCGGGTGCGCGGAGTGCGATGCGGCCGGGGGGTGGTGGTTCCACCTACGGCGCTGTGCGCAGTGCGGGCACGTGGGGTGTTGTGACAGTTCACCGGCCAAGCACGCGACGGGACACTTCCGGGAGACCGGGCATCCCCTGGTGCAGAGCTTCGAGCCGGGTGAGGACTGGTACTGGGACTATGCGACGAACGAGTTGTACGAGGGCGGCCCGGAGCTGGCCGCGCCGGTGAGTCATCCGGCCGACCAGCCCGCGCCGGGGCCGGCGGGGCGCGTACCGGCGGACTGGGCGAAGATTCTGCGGGCCTAG
- a CDS encoding ATP-binding protein — translation MSGQAAPCNPQEIGSLFLFEKLTPEQLGRLCGEGRVERFEPGPVYTEGEPATCFYVMLEGSVVLYRRVGGDDVEVTRTSQRGVYAGSMQAYLGDRVRQVYNNSMRVTEPTRFFVLPADTFAGIMQEWFPMAVHLLEGLFFGSKSTQRAIGQRERLLALGSLSAGLTHELNNPAAAAVRATATLRERVGKMRHKLAVIAQGSYSPEVMANLIDIQERTAERVAKAPVLSPLEASDREDAVTDWLDDQGIAEGWRIAPTFVQAGLDVDWLDQIAAAVDEDILPSAIGWLNYTVETELLMDEINDSTTRISHLVDAAKQYSQLDRAPFQNADVHELLDSTLLMLSAKIGKHIKVVKDYDRTLPRIPAYPAELNQVWTNLIDNAVAAMNGAGGEGTLTVRTAADHDRLLVEFRDTGVGIPAEDRGRIFDPFFTTKPVGQGTGLGLDISWRIVVNKHHGNIQVESEPGDTRFQVLLPLTAVEEESA, via the coding sequence ATGAGCGGGCAGGCGGCACCCTGCAACCCGCAGGAGATCGGCTCGCTGTTCCTGTTCGAGAAGCTCACGCCCGAGCAGCTCGGCAGACTGTGCGGCGAGGGGCGTGTGGAGCGGTTCGAGCCCGGCCCGGTGTACACCGAGGGCGAGCCCGCCACCTGCTTCTACGTCATGCTCGAGGGCTCGGTGGTGCTCTACCGCCGGGTCGGCGGGGACGACGTGGAGGTCACCCGGACCTCCCAGCGGGGGGTGTACGCGGGGTCCATGCAGGCGTACCTGGGCGACCGGGTGCGGCAGGTCTACAACAACTCCATGCGCGTCACCGAGCCGACGCGGTTCTTCGTGCTGCCCGCCGACACCTTCGCGGGCATCATGCAGGAGTGGTTCCCGATGGCGGTGCATCTGCTGGAGGGGCTGTTCTTCGGTTCGAAGAGCACCCAGCGGGCCATCGGGCAGCGTGAACGGCTGCTGGCGCTGGGCTCGTTGTCCGCCGGCCTCACGCACGAGCTGAACAATCCGGCCGCCGCGGCGGTACGGGCGACCGCGACGCTGCGGGAGCGGGTCGGGAAGATGCGCCACAAGCTGGCGGTCATCGCGCAGGGGTCCTACTCCCCCGAGGTCATGGCGAACCTCATCGACATCCAGGAGCGCACGGCCGAACGGGTCGCCAAGGCACCGGTGCTGAGTCCGCTGGAGGCCTCCGACCGGGAGGACGCCGTGACGGACTGGCTGGACGACCAGGGCATCGCGGAGGGCTGGCGGATCGCGCCCACGTTCGTGCAGGCCGGGCTCGACGTGGACTGGCTGGACCAGATCGCGGCGGCGGTGGACGAGGACATCCTGCCCAGCGCGATCGGATGGCTGAACTACACTGTCGAGACCGAGCTGCTGATGGACGAGATCAACGACTCGACCACCCGCATCTCGCACCTCGTGGACGCGGCGAAGCAGTACTCCCAGCTCGACCGGGCGCCCTTCCAGAACGCCGACGTGCACGAACTCCTCGACTCCACCCTGCTGATGCTGTCGGCCAAGATCGGCAAGCACATCAAGGTCGTCAAGGACTACGACCGGACGCTCCCGAGGATCCCCGCGTACCCCGCCGAGCTCAACCAGGTGTGGACGAACCTCATCGACAACGCGGTCGCGGCGATGAACGGCGCGGGCGGGGAGGGGACGCTGACCGTGCGGACGGCCGCCGACCACGACCGGCTGCTGGTGGAGTTCCGTGACACGGGCGTCGGGATCCCGGCGGAGGACCGGGGCCGGATCTTCGATCCGTTCTTCACCACCAAGCCGGTGGGTCAGGGGACCGGGCTCGGGCTCGACATCTCATGGCGGATCGTGGTCAACAAGCACCACGGGAACATCCAGGTGGAGTCGGAGCCGGGGGACACGCGTTTTCAGGTACTGCTTCCGCTGACGGCGGTCGAGGAGGAGTCTGCATGA
- a CDS encoding FAD-dependent oxidoreductase, producing the protein MAQAADTARTVIMTVDDDPGVSRAVARDLRRRYGASYRIVRAESGASALDALRELKLRGDLVAVILADYRMPQMNGIEFLEQALDVYPGARRVLLTAYADTNAAIDAINVVDLDHYLLKPWDPPEEKLYPVLDDLLQAWRTSDFRPVPSTKVVGHRWSSRSSDVREFLARNQVPYRWYSSDEPEGRRLLAAAGEDGLRLPVVITPDGTPLVEPEAVDLAARVGLATTPTADFYDLVVIGGGPAGLGAAVYGASEGLRTVLVERSATGGQAGQSSRIENYLGFPDGVSGAQLTDRARRQAAKFGAEILTAREVTALEVNGAARIVRFSDGSAVAAHSVILATGVSYRQLEAPGCEELTGCGLYYGSALTEAPSCQGQDVFIVGGANSAGQAAMYLSRAAKSVTLLVRGESLSASMSHYLVQQIEESPNIQVRARTVVESAHGDGHLERLTLRDVDGGQTEQVDAQWVFVFIGAAPLTGWLDGTVLRDGRGFILAGPDLSLDGRPPEGWELDRPPYHLETNVPGVFVAGDARSESAKRVASAVGEGAMAVMLVHRYLEQS; encoded by the coding sequence ATGGCACAGGCCGCCGATACGGCGCGGACCGTGATCATGACCGTGGACGACGACCCGGGTGTCTCCCGGGCGGTGGCCCGGGACCTGAGACGGCGGTACGGCGCGTCGTACCGGATCGTGCGGGCGGAGTCCGGCGCGTCGGCGCTGGACGCGCTGCGCGAGCTGAAGCTGCGCGGCGATCTCGTGGCGGTGATCCTGGCCGACTACCGGATGCCGCAGATGAACGGCATCGAGTTCCTCGAACAGGCCCTGGACGTCTACCCGGGCGCGCGGCGCGTGCTGCTGACCGCGTACGCGGACACGAACGCGGCGATCGACGCGATCAACGTCGTCGACCTCGACCACTACCTCCTGAAGCCGTGGGACCCGCCCGAGGAGAAGCTGTACCCGGTCCTGGACGATCTGCTCCAGGCCTGGCGGACCAGTGACTTCCGGCCCGTGCCCAGCACCAAGGTCGTGGGGCACCGGTGGTCGTCGCGCTCCTCGGACGTGCGGGAGTTCCTGGCCCGCAACCAGGTGCCCTACCGCTGGTACTCCTCCGACGAGCCGGAGGGGCGGCGGCTGCTGGCCGCGGCCGGCGAGGACGGGCTGCGGCTGCCGGTGGTGATCACGCCGGACGGGACACCGCTGGTGGAGCCGGAGGCCGTGGACCTCGCCGCCCGGGTCGGGCTGGCGACGACCCCGACGGCCGACTTCTACGACCTCGTCGTCATCGGCGGCGGCCCGGCCGGGCTCGGCGCGGCGGTCTACGGGGCCTCCGAGGGGCTGCGGACGGTGCTGGTGGAGCGGTCGGCGACCGGCGGGCAGGCCGGGCAGAGCTCGCGCATCGAGAACTACCTGGGCTTCCCCGACGGCGTGTCGGGGGCCCAGCTCACCGACCGGGCGCGGCGGCAGGCGGCGAAGTTCGGCGCCGAGATCCTCACCGCGCGCGAGGTGACGGCCCTCGAGGTCAACGGCGCCGCGCGGATCGTGCGGTTCTCCGACGGCTCGGCGGTCGCCGCGCACAGCGTGATCCTCGCGACCGGCGTGTCCTACCGGCAGCTGGAGGCGCCCGGCTGCGAGGAACTGACCGGCTGCGGCCTGTACTACGGGTCCGCCCTGACGGAGGCCCCGTCCTGTCAGGGCCAGGACGTGTTCATCGTCGGCGGCGCCAACTCCGCCGGGCAGGCGGCGATGTACCTGTCCCGGGCCGCCAAGTCGGTGACCCTGCTGGTGCGCGGGGAGTCGCTGTCGGCGTCGATGTCGCACTACCTCGTCCAGCAGATCGAGGAGTCGCCCAACATCCAGGTCCGGGCCCGCACGGTCGTCGAGTCGGCGCACGGCGACGGCCACCTGGAGCGGCTGACCCTGCGGGACGTGGACGGCGGGCAGACCGAACAGGTCGACGCGCAGTGGGTGTTCGTGTTCATCGGCGCGGCCCCGCTGACCGGCTGGCTGGACGGCACGGTGCTGCGGGACGGGCGCGGGTTCATCCTCGCCGGCCCCGACCTGAGCTTGGACGGCCGTCCGCCGGAGGGCTGGGAGCTGGACCGGCCGCCGTACCACCTGGAGACCAACGTGCCCGGCGTGTTCGTGGCGGGCGACGCCCGCTCGGAGTCCGCGAAGCGGGTCGCGTCCGCCGTCGGAGAGGGAGCCATGGCCGTGATGCTCGTCCACCGGTATCTGGAGCAGTCATGA
- a CDS encoding VOC family protein: MSLDWEQVMVDSADPEALGRWWAEALGWVVVNDEPDEFEIRPAPDRTPGLLFTSVPERKTIKNRLHLDFRPDDQKAEVARLLALGARHADIGQGEQPWVTLADPEGNEFCVLGASHG; this comes from the coding sequence ATGTCACTGGACTGGGAGCAGGTAATGGTGGACTCGGCCGACCCCGAGGCCCTGGGCCGCTGGTGGGCGGAGGCTCTCGGCTGGGTGGTGGTGAACGACGAACCCGACGAGTTCGAGATCCGGCCCGCCCCGGACCGGACGCCGGGACTGCTCTTCACTTCGGTGCCGGAGCGCAAGACGATCAAGAACCGTCTCCACCTCGACTTCCGGCCCGACGACCAGAAGGCCGAAGTGGCCCGGCTGCTGGCGCTCGGTGCGCGGCACGCCGACATCGGGCAGGGCGAGCAGCCGTGGGTGACGCTCGCCGACCCGGAGGGCAACGAGTTCTGCGTGCTGGGCGCCTCCCACGGCTGA